The nucleotide window ATTGCTCAAGATGAGCGAGGCATGCAGCGTGATTATTGGTATGACATTAAACGCGATGCTAACGATCTGGCTAGTGCCGAGTCGATTGGTTTAAAGGCCGCTGAACGGACGTTATCAAGATTAGGTGCCGGTGAAGTGAAAACCGGAAGTTATCCGGTGATTTTTACTGCGCAAATGGCCCCTTCTTTATTTGGCCAGTTAATCTCTGCTATCCGTGGTGGTGCTTTATACCGTAAAGCTTCTTTTTTGCTGGACAAAAAAGGCGAGCAAATTTTTCCTGAATTTATTCATGTGCATGAGCAACCGCATATTCTTAAAGCATTAGGCAGTGCCAGTTTTGATGGTGAAGGCGTGGCGACACAAAACCGTGACATCATATTGGATGGTGTACTGCAAGGCTATGTGCTCGACAGTTATGCTGCCCGACGCTTAGGCATGCAAACAACCGGAAATGCGGGTGGTGTGCATAATTTAACTATTGATAGCAGTACTGACGCTGATTTAGCTGCGCTGATAAAGCAGATGGATAAGGGCATTATCGTCACGGAAACCATGGGCATGGGCGTTAATATTGTGAATGGTGACTATTCACAAGGCGCAGCGGGGTTTTGGGTTGAGAACGGTCAAATCCAATATCCGGTTGATGAATTTACCATCGCCAGTAACTTGCAAGACATGTTTATGGGGATTGTGGACGTAGGCAGTGATGTGGATATACGAGGCAATACCCGTTGTGGTTCAGTGTTGCTCGAAAAAATGATGATAGCTGCCTCTTAAATGGAATTGCAAGCTCTCAATAGAGATTGAGGCCCAATTCCGTATCACTGATAATTTAACGCAGCTAATATGCAGTTCTAATGTTAAACAACGACGGGTGTTTGTCTAGCTTAAAGCTAACTGTTGTCAATAAACATCATGTGTAAAAGAGCTGCTGTTATTTGCTAATAACAGGAAAAGATTTTAAATCTAATTGAGAATGTGTTGCATTTAGATTTAGTTAAAGGTAAAGTTTCGTTCCTTCTGGCGTGACAACGCGTTTGGTTTATCTTTACTAAATACGAGCAATATGAAAAATAAATTCCCCTCACGACGTCCTGTATTAAATAAATCGGTTCATCCTACGATCACCGCTTTTTTATTATCACTCCCGCTGTCACCGGTTGTTATGGCTGATAATAGTGTTACTGATAACGAAATTGATCTGGATAGTATTAGCGTTGTGGGTGAGAAAGAGAACCAGTTCAATACCGAATATTCATCCTCAAATAAATTCACCGCTCCGTTGTTGGATACACCAAAAACGGTCAACGTTATTCCAAAAGCCGTTATTAGTGAGAAAGGGGTGACTACGCTTGAAGAGGCATTACGAACTGTGCCAGGCATTACTTTTGGCGCTGGTGAGGGAGGTAATCCCTTAGGTGACAGACCCTTTATTCGTGGCATTGATAGTCAGAATAGTATTTCGGTTGACGGTTTACGTGACATTGCAGCTGGTTCA belongs to Methylophaga thalassica and includes:
- the pmbA gene encoding metalloprotease PmbA, translated to MSQMTNTVELERAADMALTEAKKQGASAAEVGISHSEGLSVTVRQREVETLEHNNDTGLGITVYFGHSKASSSTSDLSEAAIAEAVKAACNIAKHTQADEAAGLADANLMATAFPELSLYHPWPIDVDKAIDLATLCEQAGLDRDSRISNSEGATVSSHSGQRVYANSHGFIGATQSSRHSLSATLIAQDERGMQRDYWYDIKRDANDLASAESIGLKAAERTLSRLGAGEVKTGSYPVIFTAQMAPSLFGQLISAIRGGALYRKASFLLDKKGEQIFPEFIHVHEQPHILKALGSASFDGEGVATQNRDIILDGVLQGYVLDSYAARRLGMQTTGNAGGVHNLTIDSSTDADLAALIKQMDKGIIVTETMGMGVNIVNGDYSQGAAGFWVENGQIQYPVDEFTIASNLQDMFMGIVDVGSDVDIRGNTRCGSVLLEKMMIAAS